In a genomic window of Urocitellus parryii isolate mUroPar1 chromosome 2, mUroPar1.hap1, whole genome shotgun sequence:
- the LOC144250006 gene encoding transmembrane protein 230: MMPSRTNLATGIPSSKVKYSRLSSTDDGYIDLQFKKSPPKIPYKAIALATVLFLIGAFLIIIGSLLLSGYISKGGADRAVPVLIIGILVFLPGFYHLRIAYYASKGYRGYSYDDIPDFDD, translated from the coding sequence ATGATGCCGTCTCGTACTAATCTGGCTACTGGAATCCCCAGTAGTAAAGTAAAATACTCAAGGCTTTCCAGCACAGATGATGGCTACATTGACCTTCAGTTTAAGAAAAGCCCTCCTAAGATCCCTTATAAGGCCATTGCACTTGCCACTGTGCTGTTTTTGATTGGCGCCTTTCTCATTATCATAGGCTCCCTCCTGCTGTCAGGCTACATTAGCAAAGGGGGGGCAGACCGGGCCGTTCCTGTCCTGATTATTGGCATTCTGGTGTTCCTGCCAGGATTTTACCATCTGCGCATCGCCTACTATGCGTCTAAAGGCTACCGGGGTTACTCCTATGATGACATTCCAGACTTTGATGACTAA